In Streptomyces umbrinus, a single genomic region encodes these proteins:
- a CDS encoding DUF6233 domain-containing protein produces MLDDLPPDLGRLLALRTWHAMWLQRIDDKIAALRQREAEQQHGRQARPAEPEWIVELGIGDGRPPAEVHVGGCYAAGKRRRPVGRDEARRLLASGVRACSHCQPGTALGILGLASRPALAATAR; encoded by the coding sequence ATGCTGGACGACCTGCCCCCTGACCTGGGACGACTGCTGGCCTTGAGGACCTGGCATGCCATGTGGCTGCAGCGCATCGACGACAAGATCGCCGCTCTCCGGCAGCGGGAAGCCGAGCAGCAGCACGGGCGGCAGGCCCGGCCCGCGGAGCCGGAGTGGATCGTCGAACTCGGCATCGGTGACGGACGGCCGCCCGCCGAGGTCCACGTGGGCGGCTGCTACGCCGCGGGCAAACGACGGCGCCCGGTGGGCCGGGACGAAGCCCGCCGGCTCCTCGCGTCAGGAGTGCGGGCCTGCAGCCATTGCCAGCCCGGCACCGCCCTGGGCATCCTCGGCTTAGCCTCCCGGCCGGCCCTCGCCGCTACAGCGCGCTGA